From Thermoflavifilum aggregans, a single genomic window includes:
- a CDS encoding chloride channel protein: MQKFRSYFRFLRLVLRMQHQTEDVLQQHEIPLSWLKAKLTRQQFLILSGILVGLTTGFASVLLKTLVHKITVLITQDYHFRYQLMFYLIFPFTGIIITVLVVHFLFKDKDGKGIAAVLYEIAHKSAIVPAYKMYRQIIASALTVGFGGSAGLESPIAVTGAAIGSNYARTYQLPFKERTLLLAAGSAAGIASAFNAPIAGVMFSIEIILSGVVFSDFVPLIIASVSGTLVSKMILNEQILLHFNLQQSFDYRNTPFYLLLGICCGVYSRYYTVLALRLEHYFKRFKRHQYLRKAAIGGSILALSCFLFPPLFGDGYGFVKTLANQGPEQLMQISLFAPLVHHHWAILAFVGCIALVKVFATSATIFGGGSGGNFAPSLFAGAFVGYFFSRLMVDLHIFPLPVANFTIVGMAGVMSGILYAPLTSIFLIAEVTGGYELFIPLMIVSIVSYVIVRRFSHYSLELEEYVKEGKIFTRHYDSHILSMLQVKDLIDRSVPQVLPDTTLYQMLDLIQHDPHLFFAVVDEQHTLQGVVTFDDIKEIIFSQEKEKLNYKIKAFMHAPPTTIQVNENMNRVMEKFETTGSLYLPVFSGKQYLGFLSKSAILDAYRTTLKAYSQEA, translated from the coding sequence ATGCAAAAGTTCAGATCTTATTTTAGATTCCTCAGGCTGGTGTTGAGAATGCAACATCAGACGGAAGATGTGCTCCAACAACATGAAATTCCGCTCAGCTGGTTAAAGGCCAAGCTCACACGCCAGCAATTTTTGATCCTTTCGGGTATCCTGGTGGGACTGACCACGGGCTTTGCCAGTGTGTTGCTGAAAACACTGGTACATAAAATCACTGTGCTTATCACGCAGGATTACCATTTTCGTTACCAGCTCATGTTCTATTTGATCTTCCCTTTTACGGGCATCATCATCACCGTGCTGGTGGTGCACTTTCTTTTTAAGGATAAAGATGGAAAGGGGATAGCGGCCGTCCTGTATGAGATTGCCCATAAGTCGGCCATCGTTCCTGCCTACAAGATGTATCGCCAGATCATTGCCAGTGCCTTGACCGTGGGATTTGGCGGATCGGCAGGGCTGGAAAGCCCGATTGCCGTAACCGGTGCCGCTATCGGGTCGAATTACGCCCGTACCTATCAACTGCCCTTTAAAGAGCGTACTTTGCTGCTGGCGGCAGGTTCGGCCGCGGGTATTGCATCGGCATTTAATGCGCCCATCGCCGGCGTCATGTTTTCGATCGAGATCATCCTCTCGGGCGTGGTGTTTTCCGATTTCGTGCCCCTCATCATTGCGTCGGTATCGGGCACGCTGGTATCGAAGATGATCCTCAATGAACAAATTCTTTTGCATTTCAACCTGCAACAAAGCTTTGACTATCGAAACACGCCTTTTTACCTACTGCTGGGTATATGTTGTGGAGTTTACTCCCGCTATTATACTGTCTTGGCCCTGCGATTGGAACATTATTTCAAACGCTTTAAGCGTCATCAATACCTGCGGAAAGCAGCCATCGGCGGATCCATTCTGGCCCTCAGCTGCTTTTTATTTCCTCCGCTGTTTGGCGACGGATATGGGTTCGTCAAAACCCTAGCCAATCAGGGGCCTGAACAATTGATGCAGATCAGCCTGTTTGCTCCGCTGGTGCACCACCATTGGGCTATCCTGGCTTTCGTGGGATGCATTGCCCTGGTAAAAGTCTTTGCCACATCGGCCACTATTTTTGGTGGAGGCAGTGGAGGAAATTTTGCGCCTTCTTTATTTGCCGGGGCTTTCGTTGGGTATTTCTTTTCCAGGCTAATGGTGGACTTGCATATTTTTCCGCTGCCGGTTGCCAATTTCACGATCGTGGGCATGGCCGGCGTGATGAGCGGCATCCTGTATGCGCCACTGACCAGCATTTTCTTGATCGCTGAAGTAACCGGTGGTTATGAATTGTTTATTCCCTTGATGATTGTTTCCATTGTCTCTTATGTCATTGTTAGACGCTTTTCTCATTATTCACTGGAATTGGAAGAATATGTAAAGGAAGGGAAAATATTTACTCGGCATTACGATAGCCATATTTTATCGATGCTGCAGGTCAAAGACCTGATCGACCGATCGGTTCCGCAGGTGCTGCCCGATACCACGCTATACCAGATGCTTGATCTGATACAACATGACCCTCATCTGTTCTTTGCTGTTGTGGATGAGCAGCATACCCTGCAGGGTGTGGTGACCTTTGATGATATCAAAGAAATCATCTTTTCACAGGAAAAAGAAAAATTAAATTACAAAATCAAAGCCTTCATGCATGCACCACCAACCACCATTCAGGTAAATGAAAACATGAATCGGGTCATGGAAAAGTTCGAAACCACAGGAAGTTTGTACTTGCCAGTGTTCAGTGGGAAACAATACCTGGGCTTCCTGTCTAAATCGGCTATACTGGATGCATACCGCACTACCCTGAAAGCCTATTCTCAGGAAGCCTGA
- the plsX gene encoding phosphate acyltransferase PlsX produces the protein MIISLDMMGGDFAPEEAVKGVRLYLESTSSPADLLLIGHQDAVQPLLDQQGIPKARYELVHAPEVIGMHEPPTRALKEKPHSSIAVGFHLLREHKSDAFISAGNTGAMMVGTLYTIKTIEGILRPSISSLVPRENGKPGVLLDVGLNADCKPENLVQFALLGTLYARHILQIPEPRVGLLNIGEEEGKGNLLAQATYPLLKQYPFIQFIGNVEGRDLFSDKADVIVCEGFTGNVILKLGESFYEIARRRGIRDEYIDQMNFENYGGTPVLGVAEPVIIGHGISSALAFKNMILLAEQMIQSRFTENIRQLFEQINHQKPA, from the coding sequence ATGATCATCAGCCTTGACATGATGGGTGGCGATTTTGCCCCGGAAGAAGCGGTAAAAGGAGTCCGGTTATATCTGGAAAGTACTTCTTCTCCTGCTGATTTGCTGCTCATTGGCCATCAGGATGCCGTTCAACCTTTGCTTGATCAGCAGGGTATTCCCAAAGCCCGCTATGAACTGGTACATGCTCCTGAAGTCATCGGGATGCACGAACCTCCTACGCGTGCTTTGAAGGAAAAGCCCCATTCTTCTATTGCCGTTGGATTTCATTTGCTGCGCGAACATAAATCAGACGCCTTCATCAGCGCAGGCAATACAGGAGCCATGATGGTGGGCACCCTGTATACCATTAAAACCATTGAAGGTATCCTGCGCCCCAGCATTTCCTCGCTGGTACCCCGCGAAAACGGCAAGCCCGGCGTGTTGCTGGATGTAGGTCTGAATGCCGACTGCAAACCGGAAAACCTTGTGCAGTTTGCCCTGCTGGGTACACTTTATGCCCGGCATATCCTGCAAATCCCGGAACCGCGTGTTGGATTGCTGAACATCGGTGAGGAAGAGGGCAAGGGCAACCTGCTGGCACAGGCTACCTATCCGCTGCTGAAACAATATCCTTTTATTCAATTTATTGGAAATGTAGAAGGCCGTGATTTATTCAGCGATAAGGCCGATGTTATTGTGTGCGAAGGATTTACTGGAAATGTGATCCTGAAATTAGGAGAATCGTTTTACGAGATTGCTCGTCGTAGAGGTATTAGAGATGAATATATCGACCAGATGAATTTTGAAAATTACGGGGGAACCCCCGTACTGGGAGTGGCCGAGCCTGTGATCATCGGTCACGGCATATCGAGTGCGCTGGCGTTTAAAAATATGATTCTTTTGGCTGAGCAGATGATTCAAAGTCGTTTTACAGAAAACATTCGCCAACTGTTCGAACAAATCAATCATCAAAAGCCGGCATAA
- the rpmF gene encoding 50S ribosomal protein L32, which yields MPNPKRRHSQQRSAKRRTHYKATAGTISIDPTTGEAHLRHRAHWVENKLYYRGQVVMEKQGKES from the coding sequence ATGCCAAACCCAAAACGGAGACATTCACAGCAACGTTCTGCCAAGAGAAGAACACACTACAAAGCCACTGCTGGTACCATCAGCATTGATCCCACCACCGGAGAAGCTCATCTTCGCCATCGTGCCCATTGGGTAGAAAACAAATTGTATTATCGCGGCCAGGTAGTTATGGAAAAGCAGGGCAAGGAAAGCTAA
- a CDS encoding YceD family protein, protein MKMDRQYDIAFVGLKNGIHHYQYHITDQFFADHEVVTEFSDSQIDVGLDFEKNDHLFRLKFSITGDVTIPCDRCGEPYRLALWEEFDQIVKLVDHPEVIDENEEPEVSYLSRTESILNVAGWIHEFILLSIPMQHIHPDLENGESGCNPEVIQKLEEMRNRSGMPVQPSVWDALYKKFPRK, encoded by the coding sequence ATGAAGATGGATCGGCAATATGATATTGCATTCGTGGGTTTGAAAAATGGGATTCACCATTATCAATATCATATTACGGATCAGTTCTTTGCCGATCATGAGGTGGTGACGGAGTTCTCTGATTCACAGATTGATGTGGGGCTTGATTTTGAAAAGAATGATCATTTGTTTCGGTTAAAATTTTCGATAACCGGCGATGTAACGATTCCATGCGATCGTTGCGGAGAGCCCTATCGTTTGGCCCTGTGGGAAGAATTTGATCAGATCGTGAAGCTGGTAGACCATCCAGAGGTGATTGATGAAAATGAAGAGCCGGAAGTGAGTTATCTTTCACGTACGGAATCTATTCTGAATGTGGCGGGCTGGATTCATGAGTTTATTCTGCTCAGCATTCCCATGCAGCATATTCATCCGGATCTGGAAAACGGGGAAAGCGGTTGCAATCCGGAGGTAATTCAGAAACTGGAAGAGATGCGCAACCGGTCAGGAATGCCGGTTCAACCTTCAGTATGGGATGCGTTGTATAAAAAATTTCCGCGTAAATGA